A window of Geothrix edaphica genomic DNA:
CGTGAACGAAAGCGCCATCACCGGCGAAAGCGCGCCCGTCATCCGCGAAAGCGGCGGCGACCGCTCCGCCGTCACCGGGGGCACCCTGGTGCTTTCCGACTGGCTGGTGATCCGCATCTCGTCCAATCCCGGCGAGAGTTTCCTGGATCGCATGATCGCCATGGTGGAAGGTGCCAAGCGCCAGAAGACCCCCAACGAGATCGCCCTGGACATCCTCCTGGCGGGGCTCACCATCATCTTCCTGCTGGCCACGGCCACCCTGTTGCCTTATTCCATCTTCTCCGCCAGGGCGGCCGGACAGGGGCATCCAGTGACCCTGACCGTGCTCGTCTCGTTGCTCGTCTGCCTCATTCCCACCACCATCGGCGGCCTGCTCAGCGCCATCGGCATCGCGGGCATGGACCGCATGATCCAGGCGAATGTCATCGCCACTTCCGGGCGGGCTGTGGAGGCGGCGGGTGACGTGGATGTGCTGTTGCTGGACAAGACCGGCACCATCACCCTGGGCAACCGCCAGGCCGTGGCCTTCCTGCCCGCTGAGGGAGTGGATCTCCAGCAGCTGGCGGACGCGGCCCAGCTCTCCTCCCTGGCGGACGAAACCCCCGAGGGCCGTAGCATCGTGGTGCTGGCCAAAGAACAGCACGGCCTCCGCGAGCGCGACCTCCACGCCCTGGACGCCCACTTCGTGCCCTTCACCGCCCAGACCCGCATGAGCGGCGTGAACCTGGGCGCGCGCCAGATCCGCAAGGGCGCGGCCTCGGCCATCGAGGACTACGTCCAGTCCCACGGCGGCACGTTTCCGGAGGACTTGCGCCGGACCGTGGACCAAATTTCCATGGCGGGCGGCACTCCGCTCGTGGTGGCCGAAGGACCGCGCGCCCTGGGTGTGATCCAGCTCAAGGACATCGTGAAGGGCGGCATCAAGGAGCGCTTCGCCGAGCTGCGCGGCATGGGCATCAAGACGGTGATGATCACCGGTGATAATCCCCTTACCGCGGCCGCCATCGCCGCCGAAGCGGGTGTGGACGACTTCCTGGCCCAGGCCACACCCGAAGCGAAGCTGAAGCTCATCCGAGAGTACCAGGCCGGCGGACGCCTCGTGGCCATGACGGGGGACGGCACCAACGATGCGCCAGCCCTGGCCCAGGCTGATGTCGCTGTGGCCATGAACAGCGGCACCCAGGCCGCCAAGGAGGCCGGAAACATGGTGGATCTCGATTCCAATCCCACGAAGCTCATCGAGATCGTGGAGATCGGCAAGCAGATGCTCATGACCCGCGGATCGCTCACCACCTTCAGCATCGCCAACGACGTGGCCAAGTACTTCGCCATCCTTCCGGCCGCCTTCGTGGCCACCTACCCGGCCCTGGGCGCGCTGAACGTCATGAGCCTGCACAGCCCCGAAAGCGCCATCCTCTCGGCCGTGATCTTCAATGCGCTGATCATCGTCGTGCTCATCCCCCTGGCCCTGCGCGGCGTGAATTACCGGCCCGTGGGTGCCGCCCAGCTGCTGCAGCGCAACCTTCTGATCTACGGCGCCGGCGGTCTGGTGGTGCCCTTCATCGGCATCAAGGCCATCGACTGGCTGCTCGTCGCCCTCCACCTCGCTGCGTAGGAGACCCCATGAATCTGCAACTTCGCCCTGCCATCGTCTCCTTCATCGCCCTGACCGCCATCACCGGCCTGGCTTATCCACTGCTTGTCACCGGCCTGGCCCGAACGATCTTCCCCAGGCAGGCCGAAGGCAGCCTCATCCGCAGGGGCGGTCAGGTGATCGGTTCCGAGTGGATCGGTCAGTCCTTCACGGCACCCCGCGATTTCTGGGGCCGCCCTTCCGCCACTGTCGACGCCAATCGCAGCCCCCTGCCCTACAACGGCGCCAACAGCGGCGGTTCGAACCTGGCGCCCAGCAACCCGGATCTCCACAAGGTCGTGGCGGAGCGGGTCGCGGCCCTACAGGCCGTCGATCCCGAAACCCTGGGCCCGGTGCCCGTAGATCTGATCACGGCCTCTGGCAGCGGCCTGGATCCCCACATCAGCCCGGCCTCCGCGTTCTTCCAGGTTCACCGGGTGGCCCTGGCAAGGGGTCTGGACGAGGCCGCGGTGCGCCGCCTGGTGACCGCGCATGTCGAAGGCCCGCAGTGGGGCGTCCTGGGCGAGCCCCGCGTGAACGTCATGAAGCTCAACCTGGCCCTGGGCGACCAGTTTGGGGCAAACCGCCAGAAATCCCGATAGCGTAGGGGCATGGCTCTCCCACGCCCTGACCCCGACGCCCTGCTCCGCAAGGTCCAGGCAGAGGAGGCCCGGGAGAATCGGGCGAAGCTCAAGGTCTTTTTCGGCGCGGCCCCCGGCGTCGGCAAGACCTACGCCATGCTTTCCGAGGCCCGGGAGCGGAACGTGGAAGGCGTCGACCTTGTCGTCGGGGTTGTTGAGACTCACGGCAGGAGTGAGACCGCCGCCCTGACCGAAGGGTTGGAGATCCTGCCACGGAAGGAACTGGCCTACGCCGGCCAGTTCCTTCCGGAGTTCGACCTGGATGCCGCGCTGGCCCGCCGACCGGGGCTGATTCTCATGGACGAACTGGCCCACACCAACGTGTTGGGCTCTCGCCACGCCAAGCGCTGGCAGGATGTCATGGAGCTTCTGGACGCGGGCATCAACGTCTACACCACGATGAACGTCCAGCACCTGGAGAGCCTCAAGGACGTCGTCGCGCAGATCACAGGCGTCACGGTGCGGGAGAACGTCCCGGATACGGTCATGGAGCGGGCGGACGAAGTCGAACTGGTGGACCTGTCCCCCGAGGATCTGCTGGTCCGGCTCAAGGAGGGCAAAGTCTATCTTCCGGACCAGGCCCGCCATGCCCGCGATCACTTCTTCCGCAAGGGCAACCTGCTCGCCCTTCGGGAACTGGCCTTGCGCCACACGGCGGAAAACGTCGATGCCCAGATGCGGCGGTACATGGAATCGGAGGGCATCCGGAAGACCTGGGCCGCTGGTGATCGGCTCCTGGTCTGCGTCGGCCCGGATGGCCTTTCCGAGCGCCTCATCCGCTCGACCCGCCGCATGGCGAGTTCTCTGGGAGCCTCATGGGTCGCCGTCTACGTCGAGTCGCCCCGGCACTTCAAATTCAACGAAGAAGAGCGGAACCGCGTCGAAGAAAACCTCCGTCTGGCGGAAAAACTGGGAGGGGAGACGGTCGTCATCGAAGGGGGAGGCAGGACGGACGAAGACATCTTGGCCTTCGCCCAGGACCGCAACATCACCAAGATCGTGGTGGGCAAACCCTCACGGCCCAAATGGGTGGACGTCTTCGCCGGGTCCCCCGTGGACGATCTCATCCGCCACAGCGGTGACATCGACATCTACGTCATCACGGGCGAGACGACCAAACAGGCGGATCCACCCAATCTCCGGTCTCGCATCACGAGTCCGCTGCGGAACTACCTGCTCAGCGTCATCACGGTGGCGCTCGCGACGGCCATCGCGGGCCTGATCTTTCGCCGCACCGAACTGGCGGACATCGTGATGATCTATTTGCTTGGCATTCTCGTCGTGGCCACGCGGTTTGGCCGTGGCCCTTCCCTGCTGGCCTCTTTGTTGAGCGTCGCGGCCTTCGACTTCATCTTCGTGCCGCCCTACTTCACGTTCGTGGTATCCGATTTCCGCCATGTCGGCACCTTCTCCGTGATGCTCCTGGTGGGGGTGGTCATCGGAAATCTCACCGAGCGCATCCGGGCCCAGGCCCGCCTGGCGCGGGCCCGGGAACAGCGGACGCAGGTCCTCTTCCGACTGGGGCAGGAACTGGCCCGCAGCGCGGGGTCCACAGCCCTGGTGGCTTCTGCGATACAAAACGTGGCGACCCAGTTCCAAAGCCATGCGGTGGTGCTGCTTCCGGACGGTTCCGGGCGGCTGGAGGCGCCTGCCCATCACCTCGCCTTTCCCCTGAACGACCAGGAACGGGGTGTGGCCCAGTGGGTCTTCGAGCATGACGAGCCTGCCGGATTGGGCACGCTCACGCTTCCGGGAGCCCGCGCCACCTACCTGCCGCTCAAAGGCTCGAAAGGCACCCTCGGCGTGATGGGCGTGCTCCCGGATGACTCCCCCCAATGGGCGGAACCGGATCAGCGCCAGCTGCTGGAAGCCTTCGCCAACCAGACGGCCCTGGCCCTGGAGCGATCCCTGCTGGCCGAACAAAGCACGGCCGATCGCCGGCGCGCCGACGAGGAACGCCTGCGGAACGCGCTGCTCAGTTCGGTGTCCCACGATCTACGCACGCCACTCGGCGTCATCACCGGAGCCGTGAGTACGGCCCTGGAGACCCCCGACATCTCCGACTCGACCCGGCGCGACCTCCTCACCTCGGCCCAGGAGGAAGCCCAGCGGCTGCATCGCCTCGTCAGCAATCTGCTGGACATCACGCGCCTCGAGGCCGGAGCCCTGAACTTGCGCACCGAATGGATCCCCGTGGAGGAGGTGGTGGGCGCCGTCCTGAACCGTCGGGAGCTGGCCACCGAAGCCATGCGCGTCAGGACCCACCTGCCTGAGGATCTCCCCCTCGTGGCCATGGATGCAGTCCTCATGGAGCAGGTGCTGCTGAACCTCATCGACAATGCGTTGAAATACTCCCCGCCCGGTTCCCCGGTGGACATCAAAG
This region includes:
- the kdpB gene encoding potassium-transporting ATPase subunit KdpB, which codes for MSSRTRQDLPKPAHARVGTYRQARPLFESAIVRRAVLDAFQKLNPLHQLRNPVMFTVWICSAFATGLWIQALAGHGEGRPGFILAISLWLWFTLLFANFAEAMAEGRGKAQADSLRRSKRDVKAKRLLGADRRDLHKVVDAPDLRINDLVLVEAGETIPGDGEVVEGVASVNESAITGESAPVIRESGGDRSAVTGGTLVLSDWLVIRISSNPGESFLDRMIAMVEGAKRQKTPNEIALDILLAGLTIIFLLATATLLPYSIFSARAAGQGHPVTLTVLVSLLVCLIPTTIGGLLSAIGIAGMDRMIQANVIATSGRAVEAAGDVDVLLLDKTGTITLGNRQAVAFLPAEGVDLQQLADAAQLSSLADETPEGRSIVVLAKEQHGLRERDLHALDAHFVPFTAQTRMSGVNLGARQIRKGAASAIEDYVQSHGGTFPEDLRRTVDQISMAGGTPLVVAEGPRALGVIQLKDIVKGGIKERFAELRGMGIKTVMITGDNPLTAAAIAAEAGVDDFLAQATPEAKLKLIREYQAGGRLVAMTGDGTNDAPALAQADVAVAMNSGTQAAKEAGNMVDLDSNPTKLIEIVEIGKQMLMTRGSLTTFSIANDVAKYFAILPAAFVATYPALGALNVMSLHSPESAILSAVIFNALIIVVLIPLALRGVNYRPVGAAQLLQRNLLIYGAGGLVVPFIGIKAIDWLLVALHLAA
- the kdpC gene encoding potassium-transporting ATPase subunit KdpC — protein: MNLQLRPAIVSFIALTAITGLAYPLLVTGLARTIFPRQAEGSLIRRGGQVIGSEWIGQSFTAPRDFWGRPSATVDANRSPLPYNGANSGGSNLAPSNPDLHKVVAERVAALQAVDPETLGPVPVDLITASGSGLDPHISPASAFFQVHRVALARGLDEAAVRRLVTAHVEGPQWGVLGEPRVNVMKLNLALGDQFGANRQKSR
- a CDS encoding sensor histidine kinase gives rise to the protein MALPRPDPDALLRKVQAEEARENRAKLKVFFGAAPGVGKTYAMLSEARERNVEGVDLVVGVVETHGRSETAALTEGLEILPRKELAYAGQFLPEFDLDAALARRPGLILMDELAHTNVLGSRHAKRWQDVMELLDAGINVYTTMNVQHLESLKDVVAQITGVTVRENVPDTVMERADEVELVDLSPEDLLVRLKEGKVYLPDQARHARDHFFRKGNLLALRELALRHTAENVDAQMRRYMESEGIRKTWAAGDRLLVCVGPDGLSERLIRSTRRMASSLGASWVAVYVESPRHFKFNEEERNRVEENLRLAEKLGGETVVIEGGGRTDEDILAFAQDRNITKIVVGKPSRPKWVDVFAGSPVDDLIRHSGDIDIYVITGETTKQADPPNLRSRITSPLRNYLLSVITVALATAIAGLIFRRTELADIVMIYLLGILVVATRFGRGPSLLASLLSVAAFDFIFVPPYFTFVVSDFRHVGTFSVMLLVGVVIGNLTERIRAQARLARAREQRTQVLFRLGQELARSAGSTALVASAIQNVATQFQSHAVVLLPDGSGRLEAPAHHLAFPLNDQERGVAQWVFEHDEPAGLGTLTLPGARATYLPLKGSKGTLGVMGVLPDDSPQWAEPDQRQLLEAFANQTALALERSLLAEQSTADRRRADEERLRNALLSSVSHDLRTPLGVITGAVSTALETPDISDSTRRDLLTSAQEEAQRLHRLVSNLLDITRLEAGALNLRTEWIPVEEVVGAVLNRRELATEAMRVRTHLPEDLPLVAMDAVLMEQVLLNLIDNALKYSPPGSPVDIKAWAAGKSLTFSVTDQGPGIAPGEEARIFEKLARGEAGTSRPGAGLGLAICKGIVTAHGGWIQAVNHPRGGAQFLVSLPLGTPPPMPQEGA